The genomic interval ACCTACATCTCTGCTGATATTCAACCTTATTTCTATTTTCAATTAAAAATGAGACACTAATGCAAGTGGCATAGTGCAGTAAAATAGGGCAATAAATGCAGTAcaaaaatgcaatataataaataattgcgTCATTATGGGTTAAGGATAGCATTATTGTACCTTGGCAAGCTCGACTCCACCCCACCAGCAGCTCAGAGACCCAAATCAAACACACCCCATGAGCAGGTGCATGCTGGGTGTAGCTAACAGACTAAATGCTCAAATGTTgtgaggtgtgtgtatgtgagtttCTGCTGTTTGTGACTGTTAACATCTGCACAGCCTCATCTCATTCATCTTAAAATGTTTAAActttgaggaggaggagcagtggGACAAGGGAGGCTGAaaggactggttatactgggacagagaATGACGTCCATacaggtgagtacaacaacacactTATTTATAAGAGGAGGAGGTCAAAGTAGCTTTGTGTGTGAACTACGAGGCTACATGTTCAACAGTTCATCAAGCCCATGGTTCAGTTTTTATTGTGGTTTTTGGGTCACAGTTTtgattttggtttggtttgttttgcaccctagagagaagaaaacataaccatttctaatgtgtttgaactccaaaatgtataaatagattgattgattgtaATGAACGATATTTCTATACTATATGACACCATAATACTGATTtaatacatgaaataaggcaggCTACTTAATGATCAAGTAGGACTATATGTTCAGATAATTGCCTCTTCTATGTTTCTGGCAACTAATCAAATAATAAGCAGGCCtgtattatatacatatatacacatagatACACATAGACGTATTGTCAGAATAATTTGCCCATCCATTAAATTGTTGTACatttctttaattaaaaatacgatttttacagttttacaaACAAGATTTTACACTCAAAGCTCAAACAttgatatataaaaatacatctaaAAATCACAAAGTCATAAATGTTGTCTATGAAGCAGCTTTGATATGTTCACTGCTATTAAAGTGCTTTATCTTGTGTTGCACCAGGAGGTCAGATGTGAATAGTCATATTAGTTGTAGACTGGTTACTATTGGTCCattcaatgcatttttttcttttttccattattcaatacaaaaatacaattttagatGTGTGCTCTTAAGAGCAGATGAAGGGTGTTCACTACCATGTAGTCTGTTCTCTAATCCAGCAGTTGCataatgtctgtctgtccatctgggCAGGTCAGCGAGACATCATTCGCACAAACTCTGAAAAGACAAGAGAAAGGAGTGAGAGGAAAGAAATGTAGTTGTCTAAAAGATCCCATAAATGAAAATAGAATTTCTTTTACCCTCAAAGTCCACCAGACCGTCTCCGTTGAGGTCGACGTCTCGGAGGATCTCGCTGATCTCTCTGTTGGTCACCTGTTCTCCCATCAGCTTCTTCATGGCTTCACGGAGCTCGATTAAACTGATCTGACCGTCACCATTAGAGTCAAactgcacacagagagagagatagatgcTAAGAATCACATCACAATCAAATTCACATAAGTGGTTTATGCAGCAACACCACGGGGGAAACTACAGTACAAACAAAAGATGGAAAGTTAGATTTATTGAAATAACATTATCAAGAACAAAAACGTCATGTTTCTCATCGCTTCTGTTTTCTTCCTTGTCAAACATCTGAACATCTTGTACTTTCCATTTTGTTTTGCTCTCTTTGCTAAACTTGAATCTTGATAGATTTGCCGGCATCAGAGAACTCTAGTTTCCTTAAACATGCACACAATGTGTGTGATTCATTGTGTTTTGGTTTAGGAAATGTTTGGAAATTCATATCTGAATGGCTCTCATTATCTCCCACCTGTTGTCCCAAtatacttttgtttttaatgacaACAGCTGGCATTTGGACTTGTCATAGCcgtaatataatatttatcaaAACTTCACACACTTGCTCCTCAATGCACGACGGCCTAAAGTTTGCTCTTTTGCACGGTTGAAGATTTAAACCCTTTTTCTTCATAAGCATCAGCATTTGTTTATATTCAAGTGTTTGACAAGTTAAAATGTCTGCAGAGAAAAAAGAGCAGCTTTATGTGTACATCCTGACCTCTTTGAATGCATCTCGTAGTTCTTTGACTCCAATCATGTCTGCTGTCTCTGCCAGCATCTTGGGTCCCATCAGCTCCACAAAGTCCTCAAAGTCCACTTTACCTCCACCTATAACACACAAGTCATACAAAGAATACCACGTCAGCATTTGATGGTCACTGTAGAGAAAGACaggaaatggagagagagagagcgggtaTGATCgtagatgtataaagagaactggatacagagTTCGAGTTCGAGGCGGGGCCCCATTCATTGCTATggaagttgctcagtggcgcatgaagcaacaagactcggtcaaaaccgagtatatggctgcaCCGTggacggtcagtctgtgaatttgtggctaaattgttacacaaatcaCTGTTTGTAATTCCTGTAatttaataaacagtaaaacGCATCCGGACTTTTGGACTTTTTGGAACGAGTTGCACAATAAAGAGCCTTTTTCAGCCTCTTGGCAGCTTTTTAATTGATAGTAGTCGCTACAATatggaagttgtaattccacccgGTGTAATTTTCTGGTTCTTGTTCCTTTTCATTTCTATTCTGTTCCTGTTTTAATCTTTTGGGTtcttgttctgttctgttcgtTCCCCAGATGTTTCTTCAGACTCACAGATCTGCTGGCTCAGTTCGATGAGCTCCATCTCTGTTGGCATGTATCCCATCGTCCTCATACACTCCCCCAGGTCGTTGTGACTGATGTAGCCTTTTTTGTTCCTATCAAACTCCACAAATGCCTCGCGGAGCTCTGATTTAAAAGACAAAATAGAAGACGCGTGTTAATATTTGTCAGTCAGCTGCCACATTAACATGCTGTagagcagaaacacacagaaatcaGCTCACCATCAAGCTCCTCTGGTCTCAGCTCTCTGTCCTgttggaggaagaagagaaactCATTACAGCATCTGACTTCATACTTCTAATGCTGAGAATATATAGAGAGCTTGTTGGGCGTAGTAGAGACATAAACCAGAGATACAACCACTGAACAGGGAAGAAATGATACACAAACAAGCGAAAATGATTAATGTAGTTTGGCTTTATGCGGTGAGGAtggtataaaatataataaactctCCATTTCTGCTTCAGATCTGAGCCCATCTATGTATTAGAGTCAGGATTTTATACTAAAACATAATTTGCAAATGTATAGAAGTGATTCAGTgttatgtgctttttttttttttgatcagTAAGCTGCATTAAATAGACAAACCAGTGCATATCCAAATGAAAGACAGAGACTAATCCTTATATTTAGATTTAAACAATACACTGCATTATAATATACAATTCATGTACCATAAATCACAAAGGGTGACCAGATTATTTGTGGCAGGTTGCCAGGCCACAAACATCTGGAGATTATGTGATTTGGTTTAGTTGGTACCTTGGACACATGTTCACTGTTCAGACACATAAGTACatatatatcatgtatatagCACTCAAGCTCGCACGCAGTCCCGGACGTACAAAagcacacacgctcacacagtGGAAGTTCAGTATAGAGGACGTTAGGCTAAGAGCTTTAGAGAGAAAACAATATGGGACAAATCCTCTGGCAtaattttatttactttggTTGTCCTCTGCCTCATTTCGTCACATAACAAACTAAATGCACAATGCCAAATTACAATATGAGTAGACATCCTCTAACTTGACAAGAAGGGACTTTACCGTGGGACATACAAGCGTATCAAACAAAGTTACCACAGAagtaacagaaaaaaatagtaaagGTATTCCAACTAGACTGGGAcataaaggggacatatcattgCTTGtttacatttgggtatctggagtagggaagtcacgataccagaaatttagtagtcaataccaacgccagtgaaattccacgattctcgaaaCCAATTCGATGCCACggtgaaaaacaaaagtgaaacaatgaatcccatgtacttcaacatccactcctacattaccgtttgcatactgttttttgttaggaagttaaacaggtcataattccctctctattatctattttctATTGCTGTGAAATAGTAAAAACAACCAGATTCATTCAAGTTCCTCaccaaaaactatattttacaagattacatttgaacacatcattgTGACATTAGAATTTacctcatttttactgaataggaCCTGAACACATCATAGTGTTACGCTAGTTAACACTTAGACAGTTAGAGCTAGTTAacttagctgttagcagccggtgggcagcacagttcTGCACGGAGATAACAGCtcacgttaactagctctcgtcctgccgatttgaACACAGATTTGTCGTGATGCGTCCATAgagagtttactgcgtcccaaaacGAATAccgtcatgttttcagaattttggcatcgacttggtaccgaagtatcggttctcgtgtccacaaactgtgaaataagacaacccagttgtttttttgtgggctgccttgATCTGAAaacggcttgagaactacctttgcaaagatgcaacatatttttctctcaagccaatcagagcagaagAAAGAgtcaggcgctaaaacggagcgctacagacagagagtgaatacaggtatattcacacagacggtatgagaaaaataatgtgtttttatgcctctgcaccGGCGACAGATAGAGGCAATAGGTTTTCTGGTTGTCCATCCGTATGTCCGTAatattctcgtgaacgcgatatctcaggaattcCTGGAGTGAATTTCCTCAAAtgtggcacaaacgtccacctggactcaaggatgaactgattagattttgataGTCAAAGCTCActctgacctcacaaaacacgtttttggccataactatgctaattatgacaatttcacacaaatgtctaacaggatgaaatgatgaagtgatgacagtttggacagacatggatgtaaactgcaacttaactggttggcagaggcatacaaccgcaatgtggtaattctagttttaacattaaagcgtgtaaatatgttctagtagaaacccaaaatacaagtatgaacctgaaaatgagcgtgacatgtcccctttaaggtcctcattatattatataatagtgATTAATCAAATTAGAACAAGCTAAATGCAGTGAACATGGAGCATCCAGGGGGCTTTTCCTGTCTCCCACTTTGCTTAGTTGGAAATTCAGCCTTGAGCTCCACATCATCCTGGGCCTCATCGCGTTTTAGAGTAAGCTCCAGTCAATGATTTTCCATGGAACTGAATGATCGACCCCTCTGAGCACGTGCGACGGCGCCAGCAGATTTGATGGTCTAACCCTGGACCGGTGATGGGATGACATAGCACAGCTGGTGTGGTGAGAGCAGGAGGGTTCAGCCACGATGCGGGATGAAAATGAATCGACACGAGTGGAAAAAGTTGCACCggggggtttgtgtgtgtgaggaccACATGTGTTACATACGAGCGTCTGTGAAAAGCCCTGTTTAAGGAAGATGCAGGCCGGGCCCACGATGTTGTGCAGCATGTTGCAGTTCTTCATCAGCGTAGAGAAGGGATCGTCATACGGCTTATCCTCAGCGtcgtcctcatcctcctctccctcctggcCCACTGCCCTCACCTTACCCCCGAGGGGCCCATCCTTTACCCCGTTAGAGGCAGACCACGATGTTACTCCACAACTCATATACTGTTTTACACTCAAAAATTATAATCATACATTTCAAGGAACAAGGTTAAGACCCACTGCTTTTTTAGTCACGCACTCTGAGCCTCGATTACATAAGCTGCTCATTATTTTAAGGCAATCCACTCACGTTTTGAATAATGTAGTGAGTTTTCTTGTAACTACCATCGAGGGAAACATTTTGTATTCGTCAGTTTGAAACAATCAGTGCTGCGATcctccatttaaaaaatgttttacaatTATTTAAACTATTTTCCAGGGATCAAATAATTAAAGCATGTTGTGAAAGAAGTTTCAAAGGCTAGGAAGTTGTCTTTTgaactattattattttgttacatATGCTTTTCCCAAATAACAAGAATAAACTTCTTCGCTTAAAGTTGCTGAGATGttttataattagggctgtcaaagttaacgccataataacgcaaattcattttaacgccactaatttctttaatgcgcttttttaggttgtagcgggctcagtttttagagagagtgaagataatgaaactaaaaacctaagaaatcctttggtaccaaccatgtcatactagcttgttgcaaaggaggataaataacgctccaaacttacgctaaattttggtgaggaaaaactggcatggccattttcctctgacctctagatatgtgaatgaaaatgggttctatgggtacccacgagtctcccctttacagacatgcccactttatgataatcacatgcagttttgggtaagtcatagtcaagtcagcacactgacacactgacagctgttgttgtctgttgggctgcagtttgtgcagtacctgtgagggtttctggacaatatttgtcattgttttatgtttttaattgatttccaataataaatacatacatacatttgcataaagcaagcatatttgtccactcccatgttgataagagtattaaatacttgacaaatctccttttaaagtacattttgaacagataaaaaaatgtgcgattaatcgtgttaaactatggacaatcatgcaattaatcgcgattcaatattttaatcgattgccaGCCCTAGTTTATAATCAATCACAGAACTTATAAATTTAGATGCAAAATAGTAAAAGCATCAGTTAGCAAGTCCAAGAGACAAAGTGCTCTTACCTTGTTCATTTTGTCTTTCGGCTTGGTGCAGTTGCCCATTACCAGACCTTCCCTGGTCAACAGCTGACCAgaatttgtattatattatttgtctgttttaactcttctctctctttggaCTTCTCAGAGGTCCAACTCCGGCTCAAGCTCTGACTTTGGTGGAAACTTGTGTCCCATACTGGTTATCAGTCTCGTCACATCTGACGCCACAGAGatcaaacaaaataaacagCTCTAATCCATAAATGAGCAATCCTGAATGATTCCACCCATCTCTCTATGTGAtccaaaatcaaaacaatgtcaccaaacaaaaaccaaaccaaactgagCTCTCTACTcgtgtgtctctttgcagcagcagcatcacagcatctctttctcttcccACTGATCAACCTTTTATAAtccccccctctctttctctctctctctcaatctctctttcctccttcctcagctgctctgcctcctccctctccctctcttcctcgtTCACATGTTGCACCAGCATTCAAATGACTTCATCTACAGTACGAGGAGTTTTAGAGGGAGAATTAGGAGGAAataaacggagagagagagattaatcCATCCCATTTGAGATTAAAGAGGAAGATGGCGTGATGAAACGAAAGAGGAGAAAGGGATACAGTACAGAGATAGAATagaaagaaacaataaaaagagtGTATATTTGGGACTGAACCAAAACTGAATCTTCTTAATTGATTGAAATAAAGTTATTGCAGCGGCTTTAGCCTTTTAGTGAAAATCAGCATATGGTCAAGGATAGATTTCTAATATTGAATAAAAACTAATATCAAAACCATGATTTCCTCTTTATTTGCTGCAACATAAATGACTATATTTTGCCTTTTCTTTCTTAAACATTAGACACAGTATAATTGGTGCATCAATTTTGCACACAAAACAACGGACGCAAAAAACATataacataacaacaacaacaatatagcagcaaactatttgttatgtaaagatatagaggagtaatgtctacctgctCCCAAtatcgcatttagcacctttagtTAAGAAATGTGCACTAATATAAATCACAAACCCCATAAAATTGGCTGGTAGATGCTAAATAACacaagttaaaggtgctaaatgcgagattgggaacatttctattgcttccacacggctctcaacatggcgacggagAAACTTAGATTACATGCAGAGGGAAGAGtgacttcactctctgctcaggtagacattaccactctatatctttacatagggAACCTTTTAATAACGATTTGTCTGTGCAGCCCATGGTGGAAAAGTAGGAAAAATCAATAATagatttatattattaaaaactagAACAGAGGGGATTGATTTTatttgtgaattattttgatcaatcgGGAGCTCACACGCTCTACTGAATGAGAAATGTAACTCTAAAATCAGCGAGTCAAACTGTCATAGTTTCATAATCCCTGAAAAGTTTTGAGTTCACCTCTGAGCTGTGACTTTCCAGTGTTTTCCATGAAGAATTAGAAAAGCTTCAATTCATGctaaacttttaaaataatgcACTGTGACGCTTCAGCTAACGGCGACTCGTGAGACCCCACAGTTATCTCGCTCACTTGACAGGAAGTAACGGCT from Sebastes fasciatus isolate fSebFas1 chromosome 10, fSebFas1.pri, whole genome shotgun sequence carries:
- the LOC141775437 gene encoding calcium-binding protein 2-like, producing MFMIIRETSAGGGSSGGMSVPQERSAKQVQAAIKKKLEKQKRQNSGQGGDVQTAALPPRHRKPSQVPKTPMAAAAEPNRELLEEELEEMMEGRRGREREKEEEREPVDLLPIVDSVFGQDRELRPEELDELREAFVEFDRNKKGYISHNDLGECMRTMGYMPTEMELIELSQQICGGKVDFEDFVELMGPKMLAETADMIGVKELRDAFKEFDSNGDGQISLIELREAMKKLMGEQVTNREISEILRDVDLNGDGLVDFEEFVRMMSR